The genomic region AGGATAATCACACATAATACATCAGACGCACACAATACATCTAACAAAGACCCATTACAACAGTAAACACATAATCTGACAGAAACAGGTGGTGCATCAGGTGCATGGTAGATGATAAAATAATGACAACTCTCTGTCTGTTGTTGTTGATTCGCTACATTTTGATCAACTTAGCAGAATGATCTTTTATGCGCCATTGCACCTTTTATTTTCCTGTTGATTCTGAACAACCTTGTGCTTTTTATTGGAGAAAGGTTTCTTCTGGTGGCCGGACAATAAAGCTACGCGCAACAAGCTCTTCTAGGGTTAAGGACTGGGTTACTGCAATAAATGCTGCTCGACAACCTCCAGAAGGCTGGTGCTATCCTCATCGTTTTGGCTCATTTGCACCACCGAGGGGTTTGTTGGAAGATGGGAGTATGGTACAATGGTTTGTAGATGGGCAAGCTGCATTCAAAGCTATTGCATCCTCCATTGAGGAAGCCAAATCGGAGGTTAGCTTTTTATTTCCTTCAACATTTACTACAGGATAATTTTCTACCTGTTTGTTAAGGAAGATGATTAAAGTTCGATGCAGATATTTATTACTGGCTGGTGGCTCTGCCCAGAGTTGTATCTTCGACGCCCATTCCAACATCATGGATCATCTAGACTTGATGCTCTACtggaagcaagagctaagcagggtgtacaggtaccatcgttGCTCCTTATTTTTACGAGTTTCATCAGAAATTGACAAAAAATTGGTTTATGCATGCTAATGGCTAACAAGGCCATACAAGAAAGAGAACAAGAAAATAGTAGAACAGATGCTAAATGAACATTTGAGAAATACCTCTGCATTCTAGGATTTCACCACCTGCATGTCCCTATCCTTCCTTGCTTTTTATCTGCCACGGATGATGATACATCTGAGGTTTGAAACGATAGAATAGTTGTCAATCTGTTATGACGCACAGGACAACTGAATTTCGCAAAGTTTTAATATTTGTGGCAAAAAAGGAAAAGTATTGGGCCATTTCTTAACAGTGGATGCTTTAGTTTTGTTCAAGGTTATTAAAACGATAAAACGTTGAAACACTTATGAGTGAAGTTTTGACTTTTAaaagtttaaacgtagttttaaacaacataggaaaaataccaataTATCATTATTTCAGACAATAACATAAAGTTAAATACCAAAATAGAGAGGTTAGTGCCTTACCAaaaacttcacccatgagccGGATTGAACCCAAGAGTAACTAACAGACCGGACCCAAAAGTAGCTAATGGTCTAAAACACATGCAACGCTGTTTTACAGTTTAGAACGCCAAAACGTGGTTTCAACCTCTAATTACCGTTTTGACGTTTAAACGTCGTTTTAATAACATTGGTTTTGTTGTATCATGCGCTTATTAGATCTAATATGAAATTATTTGAAGAAACAATAGTATTTCCAAAGAGGCCTTATTAGTGGCAATATATTTTTAATGTTCATATTTACTAAGAAATTATTTAAAAAACATACTATGCTTTTTATTGTCCGAGTAGTGATGGAAAAAACTTGTTTATGTTTCTCAGTCAAACTTTTTGTGTCAGGAACTGTTGGGTAATTAATGAGATTAAATCTGGGATAAATGCACAAGTAACATGTTCATAAATATTTAAAGTGATATGTACAAACTCTTATTGAAGATACTCTTCTAGttttgtgtttaaagttataacacCTAATATCCTAGAAGCTGCATTATATGGATCATGTTATTCCCAAGGATTTTTTTTTTCATAGTAAGCTAGCCTAGGCCATAGTTTAATGCCTAGGGGACATAAAACAGTAATAGAGAGGGTGAGGCCGTTACCCGTGAAGGCATGCTGGAAGGAGCACCAGAAAATGTTATTTAGCCATGGGCTACTCACAGAGAGTAGGTAACTGAACCTGTAAGAATAAATAAAACAGTTTCATTTACCTCCCATTCCATGTAAGCTGGAACTGAGGACGCCAGATCGTTTATTTTAATCAAACATTTAGAATGGCTGGAACAGGTATTTTAACTGATAACATATGCAATATACCAGTAACTGTTTTATTCATGTGAAAATGCTGTGTACCTACCATTCTAATTGGAATTGAATGGTAGTATGGAGACCGTTGCTAACATACTAACATATGCATGTATCGTAAGTTATTTTTTGCAAGAAATAAATTAATTTCTTCATAAACTATACATGTGAATTGGTTCTGTCACTTTGGTTTCTTGAGGCAACAATTTTTTTTCCAAATGCCTTTATTATTAGAAGTAAAATGAGTAAATATAAAACCAAGCATGCCAAAACAAATCTCTGTTTGAGGCAGCTTTTGTGGCTGCTTCTTGCGAAAGGAAAAAATGATTGACGCTTCGAAACAGCATGCTTCTTTGTCGATTCTCAGATACAACGTGAAAGGCTCTTTCCCCTAAACATGGCCAACCTCCAGCTTTCCCCAACTGCAGTCTTGTCCTCCAGTTGAGCTCCCATTCACTTCCCTGGCGCATGCCACCCACCATCTGTAATATTCCTCGGCCGCATGCAAGACACCACTCTGTCCTCGTCCCCACACATGGCCAGCTGTTCCCATGTCATGCTCACCCTGCTCATGGCTTGCTGTTGCATATCTTTGCCTCTTCCTGGCTCTTCCTCCCTTTTCACGCTCTTCTCTGTTGCCTACCTGTCAGATAGCAGGGAGAGAGATTTCTTCTGCTGCCATGCTTTCCAGTCACCCATTGCTGCAATATTCACTAGTGAAGGTGGCTGAAGGTGAGGGTATGCCGGTAGTTGTGCCTTTGCTTCCCTTAATCCCTTTTGGCTCCACCAACTCCGATACGCTTTTATCTGCTTTGCCTCTTGGAAAATCTACCATAAAAGCTAGCTTCCAATTGAAGTGTATGCAGAAGCTGATGCAAACAGGTCTCCCAAGGTAATTATGTTGTTCTATATGCTTGGAACTCAGCAATACATAGCAAAATCAGCTTACTTGGCTTTCTACAATGGATCTATTGTTTTTGAACCTTGGAGACGCATTTGGAAATCTTGGGCGCTGCCAAAATGCAAAATCTTTTTGTGGCTAGCAGCTAGGAACCGATGTTGGACTAGGTGGTGCCCAAGTCCTCCAGATGCGAGAAGCAGGTTCAAACTCAATAGAGCCATGAAAGAACCGGATATAAGCTGACTTAGAGGAGTAGGTACCGGAGGCCGCGGGTGTCCATACATGGCGACCAGGAACATCCGGTTCCAGCTGCCAATCCTCTAGCAGGCTCCATAGCCAAAGAAAATCCATGATGGCCTGCACCGATAACCCTCCCGTAATATCCCTCATTCATTGTCTGTTTGCCAAGGCATCCTTCACTCTGCGTTTGTTCATATATTTTCTAGGCACATGGGAGATCAGAGCAGGCACAAGTTGATGGATGGACTGACCATGGAGCCACCGGTCGGTCCAGAATAAGATGTTCTTTCCATCTCCGACCAACGACGCAACAGAAGCCATAAACATGGCAGTAACATTCGGATGTACCTGCAATTCCAGCTTAGCCAATGGACAGTCACCTTGAGTCTTCTTAAGCCATAGCCAGCGCATGTGTAATGCCCAGCCAAGCGTCTCCAGATTATGAATTCCAAGCCCTCCCAGACCAATAGGCCTGCAATTGCTGGGTAGGGAAGTATCGAGCTTAGTGCTTAACAGGATCATCCCGGTAGTTAGGCCTCCCAGGATTGATAATCGTTTTAACTCCTGGTGGTGCCAGGCCTCTGCTGCTTTGCCCAAGGAAGAGAGGAAGGGGTTTAATTCCTTAGTGATTCTTATTGCCTGGGAGCTCTGGAAACATAGGAATGCCTTCGTTTTTAAGGGTACTAGGCCTACTGTCCAAAGTGTTGTGCTAGCTGTTATGGCTGAAGGTCGTCTTTGATGTTTAGCTGGGGCTGCTGCCCTTCAGGTTTTGGTCGTGAATGGGCCTGGTACTGTGTAAGTGTGAGTTGTAATACCCCCCTGGGTGTATAATCTTTTTTTTGCGGGTGGGGGGAGGGGGGGGTCTTTTTCTTCTTAATTAAATGACGCGCAGCTCTCCTGTGTGGTTCGAGAAAAAAAGAACACAGAAAATAGCATCAAATGGATTCAGACTTTCTTTATAATTACTTATTATCTTGGATGACTTTGAAATTTTGAATTCATTTTTGCAGATTTACATTCTCTTGTACAAGGAAGTTGCTCTTGCTTTGAAAATTAACAGCTTATACAGTAAACAGAGGCTACTTAACATTCATGAAAATGTTAAAGTTCTGCGTTACCCTGATCACTTCTCAAGTGGTGTATACTTGTGGTATGATTGATTTTTTGTTCCCTGTTTCCTTTTTGTTAAATAAaaagttttttttattttatttgatCTGAATTTTTTTTACTTTTATTGTTTTGCCTTTAAGGTCACACCATGAGAAGATTGTGATTGTTGATAATCAAGTATGTTATATTGGAGGTCTTGATCTGTGCTTTGGTCGCTACGATAGTCCTGAGCACAAAGTCGCTGATTCTCCTCCAGAGATGTGGCCAGGAAAGGACTACTACAATCCCAGGTATTTTGTTGTTATCTTCTACCCATTCAGATGTATGGGGCAAAGTCCCTAAATGTCACTTCATCTCTGTAAATAGGGAATCTGAACCCAATTCCTGGGAGGACACCATGAAAGATGAGCTGGACCGTGATAAATATCCCCGCATGCCTTGGCATGATGTTCAGTGTGCTCTCTATGGCCCACCTTGCCGTGATGTAGCGAGGCATTTTGTTCAGCGCTGGAATTATGCAAAGGTTGCTTATATCCTTGTGGTCTGCTTATCATAGAAAGCGGTAAACtaattgtttttttttctttcagAGGAACAAAGCTCTAAATGAGCAAGCAATTCCCTTACTGATGCCTCATTACCACATGGTAATTCCACACTACAAGGGTAGAAGCAAAGAAACAAATGATGAGGCTGAGGGTAAACAATACAAtgataaggatgttgatattggaAAGCCAGTCTTGACATCACGCACATCATGTCAGGATGTTCCATTGCTCTTACCTCAAGAGCTTGAACCTCGTGAATTATCCAGTTCAGATTTAAGGGTGAATGATTTAGATATTAACCATTCAGATCGTTTAAACAAGAAGAACTTTAATCAGCCTTTGCTCAACCGAAAGGCAAAACTGGATTCTTCTCATCAGGATTTACCTATGAGAAGTTTTGTAGACAATCTCAGTTCCCTTGAGCCATCATCTGTTAGACGTTTTGATTCGTCAAAAGATGATAGGAATCACATTGACAAAAAATGGTGGGAAATGcaggagcgaggcaaccaagttgCTTCATTACTTGATATTGGACAAGTTGGTCCAAGGGTAACATGTCGTTGTCAGGTCAGTACATGGTACTCTGCAATACATTTCTAAGTAGTATTAAACACCAAAGAATGAGGATCCATGGACAACAGTTTCTCTGGTGCAATTTCTCTTATTTAGTACTCCCTCTATTCTAAACTGTAAGTCGTTCTGTATGTTTAGAATTTAGATACATAGCAAAAACTATGTATCTTGAAAAGCCAGAACGACTTACAATCTGGAATAAAGGGAGCAGTATACATATGCTTCACCAATCATAAGTTTTTCTTTTGGTTGGTTGTCTGTGGCTATATTAtgaaactgaaatttactaaGAAACAAACAAAATGACGGCTTTTATTTTATAGCATATGCAAATGCAACATTATGTTAGAAATTATTTGTCTTGCAAATGGCTCTGGTACTAGTTCTTTTTTAATGAACCAgccatggtttttaaagcggtaaggcggtccaaggcgttggaccaccgcctgggcgcctaggcgacgcctaggcgaggtaggcgggcaaggcgcctaggcgttagaccaccgcccggacgcctaggcgacgccttaagaacagTGGAACCAGCACAAAACTGCTAATTTAATTTAACAGAGAAGAGTAACTGCTGTACTAATAATGTTTGGAACACATAGGGATTGCTAACATGGTCCAAACAGATATAGTGCAGATTCTACTCATTGACGTTGGTTAGTAATATCTAATATCAGTGTGATTGTTAGTCTCCTGTTGCTATGTAAGGCATTGTAAAGTTTTTTTTGAATTAAACTGTTCTTTTGAGGATTAAGAGGTAGGGGGACTGATTCTCCAGTACGCATATCAGCATTATCTGTTGGGTCATTTTACAAGAGTTTGAAACTTTGAAAACTGTTTAGAAGATTTTGTCTATCAATTTGGCCTTTAGTGTCCTGATTTCTTGATGTCAACTTCTCATTATGTGACTATCTACATATTTGACTCATACAAATGTGTTGGAAAACATAATTAACTTCAAGTGTGGCTACACCATATACATTCCTTCTATATCTTGCCAGATAAATTTAATATAACATTGATAAGATTCAGTCCTTCTGCAGTATTTAAGACATGCCTGTACGCTTTTTTCACCTCGAACGGACATGTGTATTTTTGCATACATTGTTTTATTGAAGTATTTTATGAATGTGTGATTTTTCGCTCAGGTTGTTAGGAGTGTCGGTCAATGGTCAGCTGGGACCACTCAAATTGAAGGAAGCATCCACAATGCCTACTTTTCTCTGATTGAGAAGGCAGAACACTTCGTATACATTGAGGTTTGTGCCTTTTTCTTTGACCTTTTAGATTTGAGTTCTTAACTTCAGTATTTTTTTACGGATAATGATCTGAAACTGGAGTTTTCCATGCATTATTCTAACTCATTTTTCTGCTTATGTTTGAGGGGAAATTAAGTGCTAAACAAAATTAACACTTTTTCACTAAGTGCTAAGCACCTAGTTACTAAACAGTGAAGATATACTACCAAATTTTTTGTAACATCCTTTTTATGACGTTTTGCAGAATCAATTTTTCATATCGGGTCTGTCAGGAGATGATACGATTAAAAACCGCGTACTGGAAGCATTGTATCGGCGCATACTTAGAGCTGAAAGAGAGAAAAAGCGCTTTAAGGCCATCATCATCATACCTCTTTTACCTGGTTTTCAGGTAGTTTTCTACTAGAAGTTAGAGATATGTTCGATGCTTGGTTACTTACATAATCTCATGAcagggaggcattgatgatggtgGAGCAGCATCAGTCAGGGCAATCATGCATTGGCAATATCGGACTATCTGCAGAGGTTCTAATTCGATTCTTCAGAATCTATTTGATGTTATTGGACCTAAAGCACATGATTACATCTCCTTTTATGGGCTTAGAGCACATGGTAAACTCCATGATGGGGGTCCCTTGGTTACTAGTCAGGTATGATGAGCTTCTATTTGTGCATGTTTTGTTCCTCCCCAGGGTCCTCACTCTTGTCCAGCTGAGCATCATGAATTTTACCTAGAAGAGGCAATGAACTGCTCGTCATCATCTtttatttttttttgaaaaaaacgcAGGAGAATTGCTCGTCATCATCACACTTTGTTTTTTATCTTTCGCAGAACTACTTCCGGTCCAATTTATAAGGTGTAGCTTAACATGATTATAAACTTTTGATTATTGGATAGTACATTTGATTGCAAATCTAATAGTATCAATTTTGTATTTAAAATAGTCAACAACTGTTTGCCAAATTATTGGTCAAAGATATAAAGTTTGACCCTTGACATATGCGAAATGTCTTATAAAATAGACTGGGAGGAGCAGCATATAAAATGTATTCAGGATACCATTCTAACAATGTCCCATTTCCAGATTTATGTACATAGCAAGTTAATGATAGTTGATGACCGCATCACATTGATTGGCTCAGCTAATATTAATGATAGAAGCTTGCTTGGATCAAGAGACTCCGAGGTATGCACTTGTATCAGTTAGATGCACTCCGTGAAATAAGAATCAAGAGACACTTCATTACTGAGTACATCTAATTTTAAAGTAGAGCTAACTTGAGAATATTTTTTCCATCGCGCAATGGACATTCTTTGTACTAAGTTAAGAGCAAATACCTTGTATTGTGCTGGAGTTATGATGCCTCCCCTTCCACCTTGTAGATTGCTGTGGTCATCGAAGATAAAGAGGTTGTTAATTCAAAAATGGATGGAAGACCTTGGGAAGCTGGGAAGTCCTCTTTAAGCCTACGCCTCTCGCTGTGGGTGGAACACCTTGGCCTTCATCCAGGAGAGGTTTGACCATTATGCTTTGCCTTGTTCTTTGTTAATCATATTCTGCTGTTAGGTTGTAAGCAACAAGTGATGGAATCAGAATGTGCATTTCTTCCTTTCGCAATTTATGTTTCTTTTTTCTCTAAGAATGCAGAAGAACCGTGTTTCAATTCATTATGACAGAAAAGCAAATACAAAGAGGTTCAGAAACCTCTCGAGTACATCATGTATATTAACACCACAAACCCAAAAACACATTACCAAGGCTAACAGCCAGACGACCAACTATGGCCTGGGGATAGCAGTCCACAGGTGGAGCTCCTGTAGACCAGTAGCCTTTGCCTGACGCCACAAATGGCCTTCCCCTGCTACCTAGAGAAGAACACCCTGAACATTAGAGCGACGCCCCTAAAAAACACAAGCGTTTCTAAGCTTCCAAACTGCCCAGGGGACCAACATAACTAGGGAACTGAAACCTCTACGAATATCCTTCGGGAGAGCTCTAGTGGTCTGCCtccaccaagaaataaagcgactAGAGGAATTAGGCTGCTGCACGGCAGCTAAATTGAGATTTCCGAAAACCCAAGCCCATATCTCTCTGGATAGAACATAAGATGTGAGAATATGGTTGATTGTTTCCTCTGATTGGTCACAAAAAGGACATGCTTGTTGATGTGGCAGGCCACACTTAGCAAGGCGGTCTGCACATGGTTTTTGCCAGTCTGCACTGTTCGTAGCGAAACCACTCTCGCCCATCCCCAAGACATATCATGCCGCTCTTACTGATCCACGCACTGATGGAAGAGGAGTACGCTACACCCACACTGCTGTCCAACAACACAATGAGACCTTGTACCTCTCCCACTAGGTGCCAACCTTGTCACCGGCAAGTGGATCTTCCTCTACAAGTTTCACGTTGATGGCTCTCTGGATCGTTGCAAGGCCCAGTGGGTTCTTTGTGGCTTCAAACATCGTCTTGTAGTGgattacgacgagaccttcagtccAGCGAAGTGGGTGGACGAGGGGTTGAGGACGACAGAGACAAGCGACCAGATGTTCTAGGCACCGGCCTACTGAGCGTGGAGGTGGCTGATGACCGTGGCCTCGTACTCCGCAGGAGGAGGTGGCACTGGGGCCGCCAGAGGAGGCTTGAGGACGGAGGAGCCGAAAAGGTGACACTTCGTCTTGGCCAGCTGAGTGGCAAGAGCATCAGCCACGTTACGCTCGTGCTCCCAAGCAAGGGCCGCCACACGCTTGTAGTCCTGGGCAGCGGCCATGTCGGCCTTGACAGTGGCAAGTGAGGTGGAGACATTGAAGGCCGGTGGTGTAGGGGCAGGCGCGACGAGCGCAAGGAGAGACAAGGTCGGTGTGATGGGAACAGGCGTGGATGATGCGTGGAGATAAGCACCGGTGACGACGGAGACGGGCACATGCGCGTCGGTGCAAGGGGATGCAGACTGGATACGACTGTGACGGTGAGGGCCCAAGCGTGTTCGGCCCACGTGGCCATCGACCAAGCGAGCGGAAGATGCATGGGTGAAGTTGACGTTGGCGGCGGTAGCGAGGCACGCGCCGACGCAGGGGTGGCGACGGGTGGGCTCTGGAACCATGGTGGCGCATGAAGGGAGCAGGAAGATGGCACGCTCGCCAGAGCAGTGGACAGGGTGGCACCGACTGTGGCAGGGGAGGCTAGCCCTAGGTGGCGGCAGTCCGCTTGCTGGAGTAGAGGATAGGGCGGCGGCGTCGGTCGGTTTGAAGAGGGCGGCATTGGGTGGCGGCGCCGACCGTGGGGGAGAGGTCGCCAGTGGCTGTG from Zea mays cultivar B73 chromosome 6, Zm-B73-REFERENCE-NAM-5.0, whole genome shotgun sequence harbors:
- the LOC103630236 gene encoding phospholipase D zeta 1 isoform X2, producing MQEYLNHFLGNLDIVNSREVCKFLEVSCLSFLPEYGPKLKEDNVSVGHLPKIQKDRKKRCCSCGLFNCCKSNWQKTWAVLKPGFLALLEDPFDPKLLDVIIFDALPHMDITGEGQVSLAKEIKERNPLHFGFQVSSGGRTIKLRATSSSRVKDWVTAINAARQPPEGWCYPHRFGSFAPPRGLLEDGSMVQWFVDGQAAFKAIASSIEEAKSEIFITGWWLCPELYLRRPFQHHGSSRLDALLEARAKQGVQIYILLYKEVALALKINSLYSKQRLLNIHENVKVLRYPDHFSSGVYLWSHHEKIVIVDNQVCYIGGLDLCFGRYDSPEHKVADSPPEMWPGKDYYNPRESEPNSWEDTMKDELDRDKYPRMPWHDVQCALYGPPCRDVARHFVQRWNYAKRNKALNEQAIPLLMPHYHMVIPHYKGRSKETNDEAEGKQYNDKDVDIGKPVLTSRTSCQDVPLLLPQELEPRELSSSDLRVNDLDINHSDRLNKKNFNQPLLNRKAKLDSSHQDLPMRSFVDNLSSLEPSSVRRFDSSKDDRNHIDKKWWEMQERGNQVASLLDIGQVGPRVTCRCQVVRSVGQWSAGTTQIEGSIHNAYFSLIEKAEHFVYIENQFFISGLSGDDTIKNRVLEALYRRILRAEREKKRFKAIIIIPLLPGFQGGIDDGGAASVRAIMHWQYRTICRGSNSILQNLFDVIGPKAHDYISFYGLRAHGKLHDGGPLVTSQIYVHSKLMIVDDRITLIGSANINDRSLLGSRDSEIAVVIEDKEVVNSKMDGRPWEAGKSSLSLRLSLWVEHLGLHPGEVSHIMDPIDDSTFKNIWMATAKTNTMIYQDVFGCVPNDLIHSRVQFRQSFAHLRDKIGHTTIDLGVAQEKLEAYQEGDLKSINPMDRLQLVRGHLVSFPLDFMCQEDLRPYFSESEYYTSPQVFH
- the LOC103630236 gene encoding phospholipase D zeta 1 isoform X1 — its product is MNMERLPPPAGSRHGHHRYTRMPRQADLEGEAAPADQEREPERRPEVLAASASASLRVPDAARVFDELPRASIVAVSRPDAGDITPMLLSYTIEVHYKQFRWRLYKKASQVLYLHFALKRREFLEEFHEKQEQVKEWLQNLGIGEHMPVVHDEDEADDVNVPPQSDDNSIRNRNVPSSAVLPVIRPALGRQNSISDRAKVAMQEYLNHFLGNLDIVNSREVCKFLEVSCLSFLPEYGPKLKEDNVSVGHLPKIQKDRKKRCCSCGLFNCCKSNWQKTWAVLKPGFLALLEDPFDPKLLDVIIFDALPHMDITGEGQVSLAKEIKERNPLHFGFQVSSGGRTIKLRATSSSRVKDWVTAINAARQPPEGWCYPHRFGSFAPPRGLLEDGSMVQWFVDGQAAFKAIASSIEEAKSEIFITGWWLCPELYLRRPFQHHGSSRLDALLEARAKQGVQIYILLYKEVALALKINSLYSKQRLLNIHENVKVLRYPDHFSSGVYLWSHHEKIVIVDNQVCYIGGLDLCFGRYDSPEHKVADSPPEMWPGKDYYNPRESEPNSWEDTMKDELDRDKYPRMPWHDVQCALYGPPCRDVARHFVQRWNYAKRNKALNEQAIPLLMPHYHMVIPHYKGRSKETNDEAEGKQYNDKDVDIGKPVLTSRTSCQDVPLLLPQELEPRELSSSDLRVNDLDINHSDRLNKKNFNQPLLNRKAKLDSSHQDLPMRSFVDNLSSLEPSSVRRFDSSKDDRNHIDKKWWEMQERGNQVASLLDIGQVGPRVTCRCQVVRSVGQWSAGTTQIEGSIHNAYFSLIEKAEHFVYIENQFFISGLSGDDTIKNRVLEALYRRILRAEREKKRFKAIIIIPLLPGFQGGIDDGGAASVRAIMHWQYRTICRGSNSILQNLFDVIGPKAHDYISFYGLRAHGKLHDGGPLVTSQIYVHSKLMIVDDRITLIGSANINDRSLLGSRDSEIAVVIEDKEVVNSKMDGRPWEAGKSSLSLRLSLWVEHLGLHPGEVSHIMDPIDDSTFKNIWMATAKTNTMIYQDVFGCVPNDLIHSRVQFRQSFAHLRDKIGHTTIDLGVAQEKLEAYQEGDLKSINPMDRLQLVRGHLVSFPLDFMCQEDLRPYFSESEYYTSPQVFH